CAGCGGCCAGCAGCGCGGCCTCCATGTCTGGGACGCGGGAGATGCGATCTGCATTCGATGCGCCTTCCTGGATTCCGTCGTCATCAAGACCAGGAACGAAAACGATTGGTGTCGAGTCCCCTTCTTGGTGGCGAATTTTAAACACCGTTCCGCCTGTCAGGGTGACTTTGTTTTGCGTTCCCTCAGGCCTCATCCACGGCCCCGGCGTTCCCGCCTCGCGGTCGCGCTTGATGTCTTCGATCAGGCTCATTTCGCACCGCCTTTCTCGCGGGCTTCGAGCATGGCGTCGGCCATTTCATAGGCAAATTCCGCAGTAGACGTGACTTTCACTGCGCCATCAGGCTCGTAGGAAGCCAGCCAGCCAGCCAGCGCCTGACCGGCGAACCAGTCGCGCAAGTCCATGCCTTGATGATGGAAAGGGTAGTAGACGCCGCGCTCGTTCGGCTGGGATGTCGTCCCAGGGAATGCGGGGCCTCCGTTGTCGTTCTCTTGTGTCGGCATCAGAAATCAATCTCCATGCTGGAAAGGGCGGCGCGGGTCGGGGCGATGAAGCCGTAATCCTTGCCATGCAGCCGGTGGAATTCGGCTCGTTTCTCGTGGAACAGGCTGTGACAGCCGTGTGGGCCACCGCAGAGCGGAATGGTGTCGCGGTCGCCGGACTTGACTCCGGCGCCGGGCAGGCGGGTGTACAGGCCGCGCTCGTTGAAGTCGGGCAGGTCTCGGCAGTGGTGCGCATCGGTCTGGCCGTGCTTCCCGCAAGCACAGCAGGACAGGGTCTTGACGCGGCGCATGTACTCCATATCAGCTTGCCCCTCGGCGCTGGCGCGGTGCTTGCGGCGCTTGTCGGACACGGGCTTGATCCTGGCCTTGGTGCGAAGGGCTGTCTTGCGGGCGAGGGTCATGCTGCCTGCCCCATGAACCCGCTCCGCTCAGCCTCTTTCCACTCAACGCCATGGCGCGAGCCGTACTCGTAAATCACTTCGATCAGATCGCGCATCTGCGCCACGGTGAGGCCCGAGCTGCGGAAGCCGACAGGAAAGGGGCCGGTGCCATCGAGGCCTTCGGCAAACTGGCACTGGTGGCCCAGCGAGTTCATGAACGCCGCCTTCCACGTCTCGCGCGTCCAGTTGCGCCCCTCCGGCTTGGCGGCGCACACATCCTGCAGCATTGCCCACATCTTCTTGTTCTGGGGCGGTGTCCGCGTCGGCTTGGTGATGCTGACCACGGCATTATCAGGCGCGACACGAAGGGCTTCGGCGGCATACGCGCGCTGGCTCTGGCCCACGAGGTGGATCATCGGCATCAGCCCGCGCCCCAGTTGACGGTGTAGCTGGCGACGATCTCGCGGACCCGCTCAAGCGGCAGGCAATGCTCGTGCGCCAACTCGGACATGATCCAATCAATGTCCGCTCCCTGTGGGGTGGCGTTGGCTCGGCGCTCGCGGATGATGTAGGCGTCGAAGAGGTCAGCGGCGGTCATGCCGCATCCTTCCGTTCGGCGTATTCCTTGGCCTGCACATCGAAGGTCAGCCCCAGCGCCTTGGCGCGGGCGGCAACCATCTTCTTCACGTCAAGCCCAGCCTGAGAGGCGCGGCCCAGAACGCCGTTGATTTCGTCTGCGGACTGCATGTTCGGCAGCGTCTCGCGGAACCATTCAACCTCGGCCTGCCGCTCAATCTGTGCCTCGGACAGCGCGTTGAGCTTGCCCTTGATGGTGCTTATGATGTCGGCCAAGCAGGTCGGGGACGCATCGCTGGATGCTTCCGGCAGTGGCATGGTGCCGATGCCTGCCGGGTCTTTCCCGAAGGCGCTTTCTGTCGGGGAAAAGACAAGGTTGCGCTGGCGGTTGAAAATAGAAATTCGGGCGATCACGTCGCTGTCAGTCAATACGAGATCCTTGGACCCGCCAGCGATCTTCAGGCGCTCTTTGATAGCATCGCCATCGTGCTTTTCGTCCATGTGCGAGATCAAAACGACATCCTTACCGAAGGACCGGAGCATCTTCAGGTAGGCCCCGAACCGGGTGCCAAGCTGGCCCCAGCCCTGTTGGTTCAGCGCGCCGCCATAGCCAAGCTTGGGTGATGTGCGGATGATGTCGGCAGAGAGGCTATCCAGAGCCTTGCCCACGGTGTCGATAATGATGGTGTCGTGGTCGGCCACGTCTGCGGCGGTAATTTCCGCCACGTCGCGCCAGTCGGACACCTGAACCACGTCCTTGCGGTTGACCGCCCGATGCGAGCCCTTATCAAAGTCCAGCATGAGGGGGCGGGATGCGGTAAAAGACAGGCTGGTCTTGCCAAGGCCGGGCTGCGAATAGATCGTGAAGCAAATGTTGCTCACTTCGATCACTTCGTCGGATTTGGTGATTTTCAGGGTCATGATGCCCTCCATGTGCTTTTGGGCTTGCGAAGGTAGGCGAGGTATTCGCGGGCGGCAGCGGTGGCGCGGGCGTCAATGACCAGATCGGCCATTTCCTGACGGGCGAGTTCGTCATCGACGTGGACCAAGTCCCGGTCGCGGACCATCTGCGCGATGCAGCGCATTTCGCCGTTCGTCAGGTCATCAACGTTCCGGGTGCGAAGGCTGGCAAGCCATTCGGCGTCGTTCGAGTGATAGAGGGGCATCAGCAGGCTCCACAGGAGATGAAGACGGCGCGAAGGGTCTGCACCGCCAGGTGAATGAGGTATGCGCCCAAGAGCGCGGCGAGGATGTGGGGGATGGCGCGGGTCATGATCCGAGCCCCGTGCCACGGCAGACAAAGCAGCGGGCTTCGGTCCACTGGCCCCGGTCGTATTCTTCCATCTGCCAGCCCTGACCGTTGCAGGTGCGGCAGCGGTCGCCGGAGCAGCCACCGGATTCGATATGCGCCACGAGGCGAGGGGCAAGCGGGCGGCGCGGCTTGCGCTGACGGGGGCCGATAAAGGCTTCCTGCGCCTCACGCTTGGCACGCTTTTCCGCATCGGCCTTGGCCCACACGAGGTCCGCCAGAGCCTTGCGCTGAGCGATGGCCTCCGGGGTCTGGTGGTATTTGCCACGAGGGTAGATCGGCGCTTCGTTCTGCATGGCTTATGCTCCTGTGTGGAATGGCCCATGTGGCTGCGTCCGGCTGGCGGGCGCAGGAGATGGGTCAGGCGGCGCGGCAGCGCGGCTTAGTGGGTTGGTGGCGGTAGTGGTGGAAGGCGCTTGGGCGGTAATCGACCGTTCCGTAGCTGTCGGCGGTGCGTGCATCGGCGATGCCAAGATCAACTGCCGCTGCGTGCGCCTCGCGCATGGCCTTGTCGATTTCCATGCCAAGCCAGCTCTGGTCGGCGCTGACTTTCTGCGCCTGCTTCGGAGTCATGTCCTGAAGGCTCTTGTCGCTGAGCTTCATCTGCTGCTTGCGCATGCGCTTCAGGCTTTGCAGCTGCTTCGTCAGGCGGTTGAGGTCTTCAAGGTCCAGCATCTATCGTCTCCCATCCTTCCCCGCGATCCTCCGCACCGTGCGGGCTCTTCGGCGGTATGGGGAGAGTATGGTACAGAAAATATGTACCGTCAAGAGATGATGTAAATAAAATATGTACTCATGGCTCGCGCTGTCCGACTCACCATGCTACAGTGCCGGTGTCAGCGCGGTGCTGGCGGCAGCAGCAGCGACCAGTTTGATGGCGAGTTCCGAAGTGACGAAACGCGAGAATCGTCCCAGCATGGCAGAAATGGCCATGTGGGGGATTGATATGCGCCGAGACGATGAACTCATCCGGAAGTACATGTTCGAGATGGAGGATGCGCCCGAGTGGGTGGTTTGGTTCATGCCGGATGAAGGCGACGAGGAGGGGGAAGCGAAATACTACCACCTCCGCCTCTTGGCCGATGAAGGTTTCCTGCAAGAGACCGGGCCGAACGGATGCAACTTTCGCATCACCAACGCGGGCCACGACTTCATCGGCATGATGCGTGACGAGGGCCTTTGGAAGCAGATGAAAATCCGCGCCAGTACGGTGGTCCCGCGTTACGGCCTGCGGCTGTTGTTCGAGGTCGGGAACGCAATTGTGCGCAACCGACTTGCGGAACTCGGTGTTCCGCTGGATTGAAGCCTCCGGCGCGGTGCTGGCGGCATGAAAAAGCCCGGCGCAATGGCCGAGCTTGGGGGTATTGGGTTGCTGAGGCGAAAACGATTTGAAGAGCGTGTAACGGGATTCGGCTGCGCTTACCTGCGCTTCACCGAGACGTGGACACTGTTCGGCCTGCCGGTCTGGCGGATCACGGGGTGGGAAAGGAGGTAAGGAATGCCATGATTTCGTGGCGTAGAACAACCGCAACGATGCCGAGGACGTAAATCGTCAGCCACTTGTAATCGACCTTCGAGTCCAGCTTCGCTGAGATTGTTGCGAGCGTGACCTTGATGTCAGTGAGGTCGCTTTTGACCTCCCGCATATCCTTCTCCAAGTTTTCAACGCGCTTCTCAAGCATCTCAAATCCCGGTGGCTCCCCTCCATCATATGGTGGGTTCGGCGGGGGTGGCAATAGCCCCGAAGTTCGGTCGCGTAGCTGGACGACTTTCTTCTCAAACTCGCTCATCTGTCGTCGCCATCAAGTTTGGCATCCTTGGCCAATGACAATCCGACCTCACTGAAAAGATCGGCGGCTTCCCGAATGCGGCGGCTAGCCTCGGTGGCCTGGTCGGAAAAGATCAGTTGCGGGTTCGCCTTCATCGCCAGCGCATACACAGCTATGTTGGCTTCTATTTGCGCAGCGATAGCGCCATAGACCATAGCAAGCTGGCGCAGGGTGGCGGGCTCATTGATTTCACCGAATTCATCGCGAATTGCTTCTGCAATGCCCCTTGCATCGAAGGCCTCATCATCAGATTTTTCGCTCATCACACCTTCCTCGCCAGATCCGCCGGCCAGTGCAGGCGGACGGGATGGGCGAGACTGGACTCGCCTTGACGCGCTGGGGCGTCAGTCAGTAGGGTGAACAAATGTGGAACATCGGGGGGATTCATCAATTGGGCGCCTTGCATTTTTTCGTAGGTAGAGTGTTCCGCGCCATTGGTGTTGATCTCAATTTTGTGCTTGATCCAGTGCACTCGCTTCGTCTTCGAGCGCGGCGAAAAGCCGGTCTTGAACATCCCCAGGAAGCTGAGCGAACTCGCCGCAAATCATGAAATTCAGGTCAATTCGGTGCTCTCGGTACAGGTAGATCATGACCGATCTACCGGGGTAGGATTGAGCATTTTCTGAGTTGCTGATTGCCGCCTTGGTGATCTTTGCGGCCTTGCCGAGTTCGGCTTGCCCAAGGCCGGCAGCGTTTCTCGCAGCCCGCAGACGCAGGGCTGCGGCCTCCTTGCTGAAATCGCCCGTGCGCGCGAGCGCACTTTTTTCCTCGTAATTCATGCGCGGTATTTTCGCATTGGTACAGGAATTGTGAACGGACATAGTTTGTGCGGCTTGCAAGTACATAAGTTGTGTACTATCCTGCGGACATGATGACAGTTTCCGATATCTGCGATGCGCTTGGACGCAAGAAAATGGAGAGCCGCCTCGGGGTATCGAAGGCGGCGATCAGTAATGCTGTCTCAGACGGCGTCTTCCCCTCGGCTTGGTACGAGGTGATCTCAGACATGTGTCGCGAACACCGCATCGAGTGCCCGACGCCGATCTTCAATTTCCGGCGCCCGACCGATGCTGCCGCGCAAGCATCCCGCTCGCCTAAATCCGCCGCCTGAACACGCATTTCCCATGCCTCAGACATGGGGGAACGCGCCGCAACCTTCCAGCTAACAAGCACGGACCCGTTCACATGAAAGCCTATCGAGCAGGAACAATCTCGGAAGCCGTCCAGAACGCCATTGAGGCGATCCCGGATCGCAAGCACCGTGAAGTCGCGGCCTTCCTTGGCATCAGCCCGGCAACGCTGTCGTTCGGCATGGACCCGTCCGAGACCCGCCCCGGCGGTCTTGGCATCGCCTATGTGGACCGGCTTTGCGACAAGTGGCCGGAAGCCGCTGAGCAGATGGCGCTGCATTTCGGGGCGCGCGCGGGCGGAACCTTCCAGAAGATCGACAGCGCCTGCCCAGAACAGGCTCCGTGGCAGCACGTTGCGTGTCTGGCCAAGGAAACCTCGGAAGCCGTCGCGGCCATGTCTCAGGTCGAACACGGCGGCTGCGTTCACCAAACGCGGCGTGAGCTGCTTGAGGCGCGTGAAGCTATCGACGCTGCAATCCACGATCTGGACGCCCGCCCCGTGGATCTGAAGCGGGGGAAGCGCGCATGACCTACCGCACCGACCTTCTCGGACGCCGCCCCGTCATGCGCCCCATTGAGAGGGCAGAGGCTGACGGCTGGGCCCAGCACAAGCGCGAGGCTCTGGGCGGCAAGACAATCGTCAGCATGAACGTCGCCGGCACGGGCAGCGCCTGCGAGAACATCGTCCAGGTCAGCACCGCGCCCGCGCCGTGGGAGATCGGCCATGGGTAAGAGATCCAACTTTCGCCGACGCCCTCAGGATGCGTATGATACGCCGCCTGAGCCAGTGCTCCCGCTCATCCGGCACATTTCCCCCGGCGCCAGCTACCTGGAGCCCTGCGCGGGGCAATACGACCTGTGCGACCATCTCGGCGCGCATGGCCTGACCTGCATCGCGGCAACAGATATCGCGCCGCGCGACGGGCGTGTCCACAGGATGGATGCCCTGACGATCACGCCTGAGGACGCGGCGCAGACTGGGGCCGACTATATCATCACCAATCCGCCGTGGTCGCGCGAGATTTTGCACCCGATGATCGAGCTGTTCTCGGACGCGCTACCGACGTGGCTGCTGTTCGATGCCGACTGGATACAGACGGTTCAATCGGCGCCCTTCCAATGGCGCCTGCGCCGCGTGGTCTGCGTTGGTCGGGTCAAGTGGATTAAGGGCAGCAAGCACACGGGCAAGGACAATGCCTCTTGGTATCTCTTCGATGCCAAAGGGACTGGTCCGGCTGAAATCTTCGGGAGGGTAGCATGAGGTCGGTAACCAGAGAGGACGACGATCGCCTTCTGGCGATGCTCGCCTTGCGCAGCAGCGGCAAGCGTCCGTCCGAGATCGCCGCCGGGTGCGGCCTGACCAGCCAATACGTCTCGACGGTCACGAACCGGGTCAGGCGGGACGACGAGGCACAAGAAGGCGCGGACCTTTCCGCAGCGTACTGGCCATGACCCACCTCCACAAATTCTCAGCCGCCACCCATGCGCGCTGTTCCTGCGCATTCGGACGTCTCCCACGCGAACAGGGGCCGCGTGCGGCTGTTGAAGCCCCTGACCATTCCAGCGCGGCTGTTCCGCCTCTTCCCGTTGGGCCGCGTCAACTCGCCGGGGCTTCGGCCTCGGCGCTTTTCTTCTGAGGTGATATGATGGGAAAGACCTCAAGCATCACCGCCGAGACGCTTGCGCCAATCTGGGTCAATCGCGGCATCCCGACGCAGAAGGTGGCCGACATGCTCGGTATCGAGCGCACCACGCTAAGCTGGAAGCGCTCGGAACTCGGCATCGCGCCGCGCGCCAAAGGTCGCGTACCGAAGGCAAGCGAAGACACCTTTCGACGCATGTGGCTGGCAGGGGTAAACGTGCGCGAGATGGTCGAGTTCTTCGGCTACCGCCACAAGCAGGCCATTCACAAGCGCCGCGACCGTCTCGGCCTCCCCCCGCGCCCAATGGGATCGAAGGGGAAGAGCATCACCCTGGCGCAATTTCACGAGCAGGAAATCGCCCGTCGCATGTCGGCGCAGGCTGGCGGGCAGAAGATCCGCGCAGCCGGTGGCGAGGACCGCTCGAAGATGTGGAGCTAAGCCCATGACCGCACCGATCATTACAGCAGAATGAGGGGGGGGCTATGCCCAGACGAAATCCAAAGCCAGCTTGCCCTTCCGTTTCGAGGTCAATCCCGAAGCGTGTTCGCATCTATGTCTTCTCTCGTGATGGACAGCAATGCAGGTACTGTGGATGCGTCAATGGCCCGTTTCATCTGGACCACGTTCTGCCGTGGATTCGCGGAGGCGACCATAGCGCCGACAATCTCGTCGTTGCCTGTGAGCGATGCAATGTCGAGAAAAAGGATCGCACTCCAGAAGAGATGGGCTGGCAGCTTCGGCCAGTGGGGGCGGAGCCCGGGCCGGGAAGGCCCAAGAAAGTTGTTGAATTCAAGCCAAGGCCGCGCCCGAGATGGTTTGCCTTTGCCAAAGCAGCAGAGATTTCTAGGATACTCTTCCTTGAGGCTCGCATCGAGCGCCGCAAGGCCCTCATTGCCGACGATCACGCCGAACGGCTGCGCATTCAGGACCGCTGCGTCAAGCGCATGGAGCGGGCAGGGAGGCTGAACTGATGACCGAGCGCCTAACCCTCAGCGACCTTCGCCGCCACCTGGAGAGCCAGCAGGACCGCCGCAGAGTGCGCGGGACCAAGCGCAAGACTGTGGACGGCATCACGTTCGATTCCACCCGCGAGGCGAACAGATACGCGGAGCTGAAGCTGCTCGAAAAGACCGGCGACATTGCGTCTCTTGAGCTGCAACCGCTGTTCGAGCTTCACGGCAAGAACGGCCCGATCATGACCGACAGCGGCCAGCAGCAGCGCGTCTATCACGCCGACTTTCGATACATCGACTGGCGCCTAAACGGCGTTTGGGTGGTCGAGGATGTGAAGGGCTTTGCAACGGACAAATACAAGCTCGTGCGCGCGATCCTCGCGGCGCAGGGCGTCGATATCGTGGAGGTGTGATGAGCGACGCAATCACCATCAAGCGCGCCGGAGAAACGCTAACCGTAGAGCCGGGCATGGTCGCCTTGGTTATGCCCGTAGAGCGCGCCCATGCGGCCCGTGTGGCGATGTCTCCGCGCCTCGCCGGGGAGACAGAGAGCAATGCGACGAAATCAACCAGAAGGGCGATCTCAGTGGCGCTGGCGAGGGTGGGGAAATGAGTGGAAGTGCCTTTGAGAGCAGGGCGGTCTCCGCTAAAATGAAGCGGCCCGGAACGGCGTTGGAGCGCCAGACCGGGCCTAAAGCAAGCAACACCTGTAGAGGAGGTGATGACATGCCCTTTGAGCATGATTATGGCGATTCTGACGCCAATTTCAACGAGCACAAAACGGAAACGTGGCAGAGCGTCGGCTCGCTTGCCGCGCGCATCGTCGGGAAGGCGGTGCAGAAGTGACGGAACTGCGCGAAATGAACCAAGGCTCGGAGGCTGCGCCGCACTCTATCGAGGCGGAGCAGCAGCTTCTTGGGGCAATTCTCGTCGGCGCCTGTGGCGTCGATGTAGTGCTGAACAACGGCGGGACTGGATTATTCTATGATCCTGTTCACGCCACCATCTACAAGGTCTGCGCCGGCCTTTCCTCTAAGGATCAACCGGTGACTCCCGTTACCGTCGCGGCTGCATATCCGACTGACCACCTCGAGCCGCTTTCTCAGCTTGGCGGCAAAGGATATCTGGCGCGTCTTGCTGGATCCTCAGTATCTGGCAGTTTGGCTGAAAGCTACGCCGAGGTCTTGGGTGAGGCGAAGGCCAAGCGCGACATTATGGCGGTGGTGGACAAGGCCCGTGAGGAGCTGGCGGCTGGTGATGTTCCCGCCAGCGATATCGCATCCAAGATTGAAGCGGCCATGTCTGTAACTGAAACCCGGTCAGTCAAGCCGGTAAGCATGGTTTCCGCCATCTCTGACGCGGTGCGTGAGAGTTTCGAGGCCTACGATGGCATCACAGAGGGCCGCGTGGCATCTGGAATACCTGCTCTGGACCGCTTGGTCGGCGGATTCTATGCGGGAGATCTGTGGCTTCTTGGCGGACGCCCGTCGATGGGCAAGACCGGCGTCATGCTGTCGATCGCTCTCAACGCTGCCCGGTCAGGGCACCCGGTGATTATCGCATCTCTGGAAATGATTCCGCGCGCTCTAGCCGTCAGAGCGCTTTCTGAGCAAATGGCCCAGAACGGCAGCGCCGTGTCCTATGCGGACCTGCGGCAAGGCAAGTATTCAGACGCATCGGGCGAAGACATGAAGCGAGCCGCGCTAATGTTGTCTGAGCTGCCGATCACATTCCTGCCGAAAGAATTCGCCAACACAAAACTTCTGGAATCTGGCGCCAGGACCATTCTTCGGCGCTATCGTGACAGCCAAAAGCGTCCTCTTTTGCTAGTGGACTATGCTCAGCTTATGAGGTCGGACGCAAAGAGCAGATATGAGCAGATCACAGATGTTTCCCTGGCACTAAAGGGTCTGGCGATGCGCTTTGAAGTTCCGGTCATCGCTCTGTCGCAGTTATCACGCGGCGTTGAGAGCCGAGAAAACAAAAGACCGATTATGTCGGATCTGAGAGAGAGCGGGCAGCTAGAGCAGGACGCGGATGGCGTGATCTTCTGCTATCGCGACAGCTACTACATCGAACGAGAGAAGCCCGACCGCCACGACATAGATGCCGTGGCCGATTGGGAAGCGGCCACGCGTGAGGCTCACAACAGGCTTGAACTGATAGTTGCCAAGCAGCGTCAGGGCGAGATTGGAACGGCGCATGTGTTCTTCAACCCGACAATCAACAGAATTTGGGACTGAGGCAATGAGCATCGAAGCAATGAGCATCGCGTGGGAAAGTGACCTGCCGGGAACCGACCGGCTCGTCCTTCTCGCTATCGCAGACCACATCGGGAAAAACGAACACAGCTTTCCGTCAAACTCTCGTCTGGTTGAGCGCACGGGGCTTGGTGAGCGGACAGTTCAAGGCGCGATCAAGCGGCTTGAGGGAGCGGGCTATCTCGTGGTCGGATGGCAGCAGGGGCCGCGTGGAACAAACACCTATTCCGTCCGTCCATCTGGCGCAAAAACCCCCGCAGAAGATGCACCCCGCAGGAGCTGCGCCCCCGCAGCAGATTCGCCTCACCCCCGCAGGAGCTGCGCCCCTACCCCCGCAGGAGCTGCGGACGAACCCTCAAGGAACCCTAAAGAACCCTCAAGTGGCGATCCTGACCAATTTGAAGCATTCTGGAAGGAGTGCCCACGCAAGGTCGGAAAGGGCAACGCAAGGCCAGCATTCAAGCGCGCGCTCAAGAAGGCTAGCGCAGAGCAGATCATCGAGGGGAT
The window above is part of the Salipiger abyssi genome. Proteins encoded here:
- a CDS encoding DUF2513 domain-containing protein, whose product is MYSWLALSDSPCYSAGVSAVLAAAAATSLMASSEVTKRENRPSMAEMAMWGIDMRRDDELIRKYMFEMEDAPEWVVWFMPDEGDEEGEAKYYHLRLLADEGFLQETGPNGCNFRITNAGHDFIGMMRDEGLWKQMKIRASTVVPRYGLRLLFEVGNAIVRNRLAELGVPLD
- a CDS encoding recombination protein NinB, with the protein product MPMIHLVGQSQRAYAAEALRVAPDNAVVSITKPTRTPPQNKKMWAMLQDVCAAKPEGRNWTRETWKAAFMNSLGHQCQFAEGLDGTGPFPVGFRSSGLTVAQMRDLIEVIYEYGSRHGVEWKEAERSGFMGQAA
- a CDS encoding helix-turn-helix domain-containing protein, with translation MNYEEKSALARTGDFSKEAAALRLRAARNAAGLGQAELGKAAKITKAAISNSENAQSYPGRSVMIYLYREHRIDLNFMICGEFAQLPGDVQDRLFAALEDEASALDQAQN
- a CDS encoding helix-turn-helix domain-containing protein, whose translation is MSIEAMSIAWESDLPGTDRLVLLAIADHIGKNEHSFPSNSRLVERTGLGERTVQGAIKRLEGAGYLVVGWQQGPRGTNTYSVRPSGAKTPAEDAPRRSCAPAADSPHPRRSCAPTPAGAADEPSRNPKEPSSGDPDQFEAFWKECPRKVGKGNARPAFKRALKKASAEQIIEGMRRFARVNAGTDPQYVAHPTTWLNGERWADDLRPRAVSQQSNGGRKSHVQIMKERRLLREATQ
- a CDS encoding HNH endonuclease, translating into MPRRNPKPACPSVSRSIPKRVRIYVFSRDGQQCRYCGCVNGPFHLDHVLPWIRGGDHSADNLVVACERCNVEKKDRTPEEMGWQLRPVGAEPGPGRPKKVVEFKPRPRPRWFAFAKAAEISRILFLEARIERRKALIADDHAERLRIQDRCVKRMERAGRLN
- a CDS encoding replicative DNA helicase; translated protein: MTELREMNQGSEAAPHSIEAEQQLLGAILVGACGVDVVLNNGGTGLFYDPVHATIYKVCAGLSSKDQPVTPVTVAAAYPTDHLEPLSQLGGKGYLARLAGSSVSGSLAESYAEVLGEAKAKRDIMAVVDKAREELAAGDVPASDIASKIEAAMSVTETRSVKPVSMVSAISDAVRESFEAYDGITEGRVASGIPALDRLVGGFYAGDLWLLGGRPSMGKTGVMLSIALNAARSGHPVIIASLEMIPRALAVRALSEQMAQNGSAVSYADLRQGKYSDASGEDMKRAALMLSELPITFLPKEFANTKLLESGARTILRRYRDSQKRPLLLVDYAQLMRSDAKSRYEQITDVSLALKGLAMRFEVPVIALSQLSRGVESRENKRPIMSDLRESGQLEQDADGVIFCYRDSYYIEREKPDRHDIDAVADWEAATREAHNRLELIVAKQRQGEIGTAHVFFNPTINRIWD
- a CDS encoding DUF1064 domain-containing protein, whose amino-acid sequence is MTERLTLSDLRRHLESQQDRRRVRGTKRKTVDGITFDSTREANRYAELKLLEKTGDIASLELQPLFELHGKNGPIMTDSGQQQRVYHADFRYIDWRLNGVWVVEDVKGFATDKYKLVRAILAAQGVDIVEV
- a CDS encoding ATP-binding protein encodes the protein MTLKITKSDEVIEVSNICFTIYSQPGLGKTSLSFTASRPLMLDFDKGSHRAVNRKDVVQVSDWRDVAEITAADVADHDTIIIDTVGKALDSLSADIIRTSPKLGYGGALNQQGWGQLGTRFGAYLKMLRSFGKDVVLISHMDEKHDGDAIKERLKIAGGSKDLVLTDSDVIARISIFNRQRNLVFSPTESAFGKDPAGIGTMPLPEASSDASPTCLADIISTIKGKLNALSEAQIERQAEVEWFRETLPNMQSADEINGVLGRASQAGLDVKKMVAARAKALGLTFDVQAKEYAERKDAA